tccatccatccagcacGTCTTCCCCCCATCCGAGTGGAGGAGTCCAGCTTCTCTCAGGACCTACAGTGGCTGTTGGAGCGCGGCGTCCAGTTTGCCGATGTAGCCTTCTACGCTGGGGACTCTGGGAAGGAGCTGGGCTGGGGGCATGCCGCCGTCCTCTGTGCTGTCAGCCCCTACTTCAGACAGCTGTTGCTGGGGCCCAAGGCCAGGGAGAGGCCCATCTCGCGTTGCGCTTGCCGGGGGGACGGCCGGGGAGACGGGGGACCCCCATCACTGCTCTCCACCTGGGATGGGGGTCTGGGCAAAGAGGACGGGTTGCGGCCTGATGGGCATCTGGCTGGACGGCTATCACGCCTGGTGGTAAAGGACCCGCtgctgtgcctgtgcctgtgggAGACGCTCATGTTCCTCTACCGAGGTAAACTACTGGTTCAAGTGCTGTTCGCTATAAGCACGTGgagcagagatagagagcgaggcTGTAGCTAAGTGAGATAATGTTGTCTTCTTTTATAATGGATAATTTACCATCACTGTATGAAATCTACTGCTACGACTATCTGCAGTCTCCATTCTGTGTGTTTctaatctaattgtatttgtcaagtgccgaatacaacaagtgtatactttcccaacaatgcagttagaAATAAAATGATCAAATAGATAAAAAGAAAATAACAaaatacacaataaaataacaataacgaggctatatacaggctgtaTACAAGGagcactggtaccgagtcagtgtactggGGTACAAGGTAGTTGGGTGaatgattgaggtagtatgtacatttaGGTTAGATTAGGTGATTGTACTTTAATCAATGtacatgtacactatatatacaaaagtacgtggacacctcttcaaattagtggatttgtctatttcagccacacctgttgctgactggtgtataaacttgagcacaccgccatgcaatctccatagacaaacacggttagtagaatggccttactgaagagctcagtgactttcaacatagtaccgtcataggatgccacctttccgactggtcagtttgtcaaatttatgCCCTGTTAgggctgccccagtcaactgtaagtgctgttattgtgaagtggaaaagtctaggagcaacaacggctcagccacaaagtgataggccgcacaagctcacaggatgggaccgctgagtgctggagcacgtagcgtgtaaaaattgtctgtcctcagttgtatcactcactactgagttccaaacttcctctggcagcaacgtcagcacaagaccTGTTcgatgggtttccatggccgagcagccgcacacaagcctaagatcaccatgtgcaatgccaggcatctgctggagtggtgtaaatgtagccgccattggactctggatcaTTGAACACCCGTTCTCTGAAGTGATGCATCACGCTTCACCATCGTATCATCgtactaatctgggtttggcaggatgccaggagaactctacctgcctggatgtcaactgtaaagtttggtagaggaggaatgatggtatggggctgtttttgatggttcaggctaggccccttagttttagtgaaggaaaatcttaacgctacagcatacaatgatattctagacgattctgtgcttccaactttgtggcaacagtttggggaaggccctttcctgtttcagcatgccaatgccctcgtgcacaaagcaaggtcttGACCTtgaccccatcgaacacctttgggatgaattggaacgcagactgtgagccaggtctagtcgcccaacctcactaatgtccttgtggctaaatggaagcaagtccccgcagcaatatcttgtggaaagccttcccagaagagaggaggctgttatagcagcaaagggaggatcaactccatactaatgcccatgattttgtaatgagatgttcgacgagcagctgtccacatacttttgatcctGTAGATAGGAGTGAAAAACTGAAAGTCTGAGTAGCCATTTAATGAATTGCTCAGCAGTTTGATGGCTTGGGgttgaagctgttcaggagccttttgatCCCAGACTTTGcgcttcggtaccgcttgccgtgcggtggcagagagaacaggctttgacttgggtggctggaatctttgaaaAATGTTaagcccttcctctgacactgcctggtatagaggtcctgggtgacagggagctcggccccagtgatgtactgggccgtacatacTACCTTCTGTAGTACCTTGCGGTCCGATGCTGAGAAGTTGCCACACCAAGTGGTgatacagccagtcaagatgctctcaatgttgcagctgtagaactgagggctcatgccaaatcttttcagcctccttagGGGGAAgatgtgttgtcgtgccctcttcacaactgtgttggtgtgtttggatcatgacaggtccttagtgatgtggacaccgaggaacttgaagctctcgaccgtCTCAACTTAATCCCTGTCGATGTGATTGAGGGTGTGctcagccctccgtttcctgtagtccacgatcagcttctttgtcgtgctgacgttgagggagaagttgtgtgtatttgtgtgtgtgtgttggctgtgGCTTTTCTCATTCATTATGGAAAGCGATTACTGTAGTGCTCAAGTTGGCAAGCTGCGACCTGGCTGATTCATGCCTTTACATACATGTGAGGAAGAGTGACTGTCTGAgcatacggtgtgtgtgtgttaatgtgtgtctgCAGCTAAATATATTTGTCTAAATGGCATCTCTGTGAATTGCTTGTGTGTGCGCTCACATGCAcacctgtgtgtgagagaaattGGGGATATTTGAGAAACAGAATGGAATTGAATAACtacccgcaaaacatcagtctcaacgtcaacagtgaagaggcgactccgtgatgctggccttctaggcagagttgcaaagaaaaagccaaatctcagactggccaataaaaataaaagattaagatgggtaaaagaacactggacagaggaactctgcttagaaggccagcatcccggagtcgcctcttcactgttgaagttgagactggtgttttgcgggtactatttaatgaagctgtcagttgagaacttgtctgtttctcaaactagacactaatgtacttgtcgtcttgctcagttgtgcaccagggcctcccactcctcttctattctggttagggccagtttgtgctgttctgtgaagggagtagtacacagtgttgtatgagatctccagtttcttggcaatttcttgcatggaatagccttcatttctcagaacaagaatagactgatgagtttcggaagagagttctttgtttctgaccattttgagcctataatcgaacccacaaatgatgatgctccagataatcaactagtctaaagaaggccagttttatttcttctttaatcaaaacaacaattttcagctaacatatgctaacataattgcaaaatagttttctaatgatcaattagccttttaaaatggtaaacttggattagctaacacaactttccattgaaacacaggagggattgttgctgataatgggcctctacgcTTATGTAGGTATTCCAcgaaaatctgccgtttccagctacaatagtcatttacaacattaacaatgtctactatATTTCTGTAtactatatttctgatcaatttaatgttattttaatggacaaaaaaatgtgcttttctttaaaaaacaaggacattttctaagttaccccaaacttgtgtgtgtgtgtatatatatttatatatgtctgtctgtttctgtggtATATATGAGTGTTTGTGTGCCTGTGGTTCTGGTGTGATCCAGGGGCGTGGGAGTGGGAACACCTCCAGGAGGCCATGGGGGAGAAGCTTAACAACTCTCTGGCCGTGGCTCAACTCATGGACCGCATCCGCTCCTTCCTAGGCAGAGACAAGGTGACCCAGAAGCTTGAACAGATACAAATGCATGCACGCACCCTAACCCCGATATAACACAATatgtggctctggtcaaaagcagtgcactaaatgATTCATTTGGGATAGGTTAAACTCTCAAATTGAGCCAAGGGAATGTGATGTGGGACTTAACATCAGGAGATGTGACATGCAGGGTAATAATTAGATCTGGTGATGAGGGTTGAGTTCATTCTTTTTCAATTCCATCAAAAACGAAGTGTCACTTTTGCACTAGTTCTTATCAAGGAGGATTTCATATGTTTGGTTTCAAACCATCAGTGGAATTGACTAAGCAGCTGAAAATCAATGATCCATGCGATGTTATAACAAAATGCAGCATAATGAAGCCATGAGTTTGATATGCAGACTGCTCTGGAAGCGAGCCTGCCTGCCAGTCTGTTTCAGCATTAGCCAGCTCCATTGAGGCGGTCTTGGCAGTGAGGCCAGGGACAGTGGAGTTACCTGCTGCTGAGGCAGGCTGTTAGACAGGCTATTTTGATGCCACTGGGGAGCTGGATGTGGAAGCTCTGAATGAAATGGCACTTATGCTTGTAAACACTAACAGTGGCGGAATTCTCAGACTTAAcccacgctgtgtgtgtgtgtagggtcccCGGGACACGCCCAACGCCCGGGCCGCCCAGCTTGGTCCTCAGTCTCTGGTCAACCTCTTCaattctcctctctactctgatGTAATTTTTATGGTGCAAGGCAAGTTCACACACCCCAGACAATTACATGTAGTGCCAGGTCACctttttttattaaacatgatTAGCTGATTCCTTCATTGGGGCTCTCAGGGAGCCAGTCCATTTCATTATTGCACCGAATAGAGAAAATGCCGTCAACATAATTCAGGGTGCTTCGTATGACATGCACTTGCTATACAATAACCACAGTGCTTGAAGGTCCTTTAGAAATATATTTTTGTGCAATTACTGTATCTTTTTGGGGGTATAAACACTCAGTAATGTTAAAAATCTCCTGATATTATGTTACAGATGTGTGTGCACATTTTTAATGCCTTTGATGCAGCAACTGTACATTTTTCTTTTTAACAATGAGAAACTATTGCATGGTGACGCCAAGCTCCAAGTGCGTTAGCAATCATCTACAATAACCCATATAATGAAATGCATTTTCTTTCTGCTCCTGACACTTCAACATGTCCACTTTGCTTCACCTGCGCTGCATCCAACTATAGAGAGCACTTTCATGAGTGTAACAATGCCTGTCATTAGAAGGAAGATACTTCAAGACAACCATTATGTCATGCTTTATAGCGGTCACAAGGTCTGGGTTAATTAAAATGACCCATTCCTGAAAGGCATCAATTCATAACTATGACAGTTTTAGATTAAATTCACCTTGCACCTAGACTGTGTATGAGAAGATCATTCAGTAGATATGATTGGCTGATGTGAAGCTGTAATGTGGAAGCTCATCAGAAAAGTACAAGAAACCAAAAATAGCTGTAGCTATTATCCTCAGCGGTATCGTGAAAACCTTCCCTCTTACAACTGGGGTATGTCAGGGAAACGATTAGCAACATGTTACCGAAAACCGCCATTCAACCTCTCTCCTCCAGCAACTTCTCCCCAAGGTCTTGCTGTGAAGGAGACTGTATAAAGGAGAATGGATTCTATTTCTCAGTAAGTTTGTCAAAATAAggattacatttaaaaacagACTGTGTTTCAGGGAGTGTGTTACCGGCTCACCGGGCGGTCCTGGTGGCCCGCTGTGATGTCATGGCGGCTATGTTCAGCGGGAAGTATGCGGAGGCACGGAGTCGGGTGGTGCCCATCCACGGAGTCTCCTCTGacaccttcctctccttcctggaGTACCTTTACACTGACACCTGCTGTCCTGGTGGGTCCACTGCAGTGCAGGAACAAAAACAGGCTCATTATAGGCCGGGGCCCACTCACTTTAGACTGCTGTGTATGAAAACGCTACTACCGGTAGCTGTCAAATTCTTTCTTCCCCTGCCCTTGTTTCCTCAATTTCTCGCCTCACTTCCAATTTCATTGGAAGAGGAGGTCCGGGGGAGGGACTGTGGATCCTCTCCACCAATGTGCTATGAGGGGAGTGTGAGTAATTGAGGAAACAAGGACGGATGAAGCAAGAATTTGAGGGCTAGAAACGTTTTCGCACACAGCCCAGGGGTGGCTTACCCTCCTGGACAGCTACGGAGTATGCAGGATTTTGCTGCAGCCTTGCTCTCACTCTGTGTTTCAAgcttgatgagttggttatttgaatcagctgtgtagtattAGGGCAAAACAATTAAACGTGCACCCAAGAGGGGACGCAGGACCAAGTTTGTGAAACCCTGCTCTAACTAACACTTGGATTCAGAAAATTAAGGTAATTATTATGAGCAGTTGATTGTCTAGAAGCAGGTGATTCAGCAGGGCAGGAGCAAAAGCTTACAAACCCAGGAGAACAGAATCCTGAACTTAAGATAAAGATGTATTTCTATCTGCAACCTGTCAGTGAACATGCCCCAGGTCCTCAGTGCTGCTCAGTACAGGCTGGGAAAATTAATGGCGGTGGATTTACACTCTCAGATGGAACTAACAGTATCTCATAAGCCCCAGAGGGATTTGACTGACAGCTCCCTCAAAATGATTGACAGGCTGGGGGAAGATCAAGAGCAATTGGAGTGGACACCGTGACACTACGATATGATGGATAGTAATGTAGGCCAATTTGTTTGAAGGGGGAGGGattttgtgtgtttgtgatgttaTTTTGGGGTTGATATGTTTCCCAGTTGGTTAATGTGATATGACAGTACAGCggcgtgtgtgtgttataaatCACAAGTGTGCATTTCAACCACAATTTACAATCAAATTTATGCATGAGTATGAACATTTTCTAAACGAGGTTCCAGtatgtttgactgtgtgtgtgtgtgtccagccagTGTATTGCAGGCCATGGCCGTGCTGGTCTGTGCAGAGATGTACCAGGTGAAGCGTCTGCAGCacctgtgtgaggtgtgtgtatgcgcCTACCTCCAGAGCATGCCTAGCCGAGAGCTGGCATCAACCGGCATCAGTGTGATCCGCCTTCTTCGCAGAGCTaaggtttgtgcgtgtgtgtgtgagagatatacagttgaagtcggaagtttacatataccttagacatttaaactcagtttcacaattactgacatttaatcctagtaaaaatcccgttttaggtcagttaggatcagaataatagtagagaattatttatttcagcttttatttctttcatcacattcccagagggtcagaagtttacatacactcaattagtatttggtaccattgcctTCAAATAGTTTAACttgtcaaatgtttcaggtagcattccataagcttcccacaataagttgggtgaattttggcccattccttctgacagagctggtataactgagtcaggtttgtaggcctccttactcgcacacgctATTTaggttctgcccacaaatgttttataggattgaggtcagggctttgtgatggccacgccaataccttgactttgttgtccttaagccattttgcaacaactttggaagtatgcttggggtcattgtccatttggaagacccatttgcgaccaagctttatcttcctgactgatgtcttgagatgttgcttccataTATCAACAtcattttccaacctcatgatgacatctattttgtgaagtgcaccagtccctcctgcagcaaagcaccaccacaacatgatgctgccaccgctgtgcttcacggttgggatggtgttcttcatcttgcaagcctccccatttttcctctaaacataatgatggtcattatggccaaacagttctatttctgtttcatcagaccagaggacatttctccaaaaagtacgatctttgtccccatgtgcaattgcaaaccgtagtctggcttttttatggcggttttggagcagtggcttcttccttgctgagcggcctttcaggttatgtcgatataggacttgttttactgtggatatagatacttttgtacctgtttcctcgagcatcttcacaagatcctttgctgttgttctgggattgatttgcactattcgcatcaaagtacgaatctccttcctgaacggtatgccggctgcgtggtcccatggtgtttatacttgtgtactattgtttgtacagatgaacgtggtaccttcaggtatttggaaattgctcccaaggatgaaccagacttgtggatgtcatcattttttttttctgaggtcttggctgatttcctttgattttcccataatgacaagcaaagaggcagtgagtttgaaggtaggccttgaaatacatccacaggtagacctccaattgactcaaattatgtcaattagcctatcagaagcttctaaagccatgacatacttttctggattccaagctgtttaaaggcacagtcaacatagtgcatgtaaacttctgacccactggaattgtgatacagtgaaataatctgtctgtaaacaattgttggaaaaaaatacttgtcatgcacaaagtagatgtcctaaccgacttgccaaaactatagtttgttaacaagaaatttgtggagtggttgtaaaacgagttttaatgactccaacctaagtgtgtgaaCTTCCGACTCCATTCCAAATCGACCCCTACTCCTTAACCACTCCACACTCCTATATATTTAAAACATTGGATCGGTGGAAGCAATATGGTGAAGATTCTCACAACCATAAAATCATATTCAGATATACAGGAGTGCCTAGAGCAGGGCTGTTCAAGTCCGGTCCTGGTGGGCCAAATCACTTCTGGTTCATATTTTTAACTGGTAgttaattgcactcacctggtgtcccaggtctgaatcagtccctgatttGAAGGAGGGCATGAAAACCAGACGTGTTTTGGCCCTCCAGGACCGGAATTGAACAGCCCTTTCCTAAGGGAAGGATTTGGTATTCAGcaagagagtgtgtatgtgttctcTCTTCTGTGTATGTAGCTAGCTCCCACAATCCTCAATGGTCTCCTTTCCTTCACAACCTGACGAAGACCATGGGTCTATCATCTGACCATGGTTCTAAATAATATTCCTCTGCTTGTATCCGTTCCTAATCTGCACTGACAAACTTCTCCAGCAGCATCCTCCACAGTGCTTTCCAGAGAGATGAGACAATGAGAAAAcacttcagactattgagatgcaccccttgAGGTTTCAACAAGGTTTATAACTCTGCCAATAAAGAGAGAAATTATTAAATAATGCtagtaatttttatttattttttattttacaatccTTACCACAAACATGAGAGGATGTGGTTGGTGAAAGCCACTTGTATCCTAAGCTGTGAAGCGTTTCTACCATTGTGCTGTCACCTATCCAGCTTTCAGGTCATTGGTTAAAAAAGCTTGAGGCAAGGAGAGCATATGCATGCACGCACATTTCACAGGGTTGGAAAATGACATTTTCCATGTggaagtcattgttgtattctg
This is a stretch of genomic DNA from Oncorhynchus mykiss isolate Arlee chromosome 7, USDA_OmykA_1.1, whole genome shotgun sequence. It encodes these proteins:
- the rhobtb3 gene encoding rho-related BTB domain-containing protein 3 isoform X1, with translation MSIHIVALGSECPGGARPGEEAMGQGQLQGGLLWSYLGHGAVAGGPEETSLSNSAFMEYTSRVFGDVTVVVQDCPSWDLLDSDWAGVRSVLEQADILVIKYSVNDKLAFQQVRNGYAPRLRPLLHHWGMPVILVAVGARLNDEGPPCTCPLCASDWSSCVPHSEGLQLSRDLGATYLELPSLNHVFVSRYFGSVLEYFMIQCLKQKANDRPEKRRGNKLNEPRPPHLEQPARLPPIRVEESSFSQDLQWLLERGVQFADVAFYAGDSGKELGWGHAAVLCAVSPYFRQLLLGPKARERPISRCACRGDGRGDGGPPSLLSTWDGGLGKEDGLRPDGHLAGRLSRLVVKDPLLCLCLWETLMFLYRGAWEWEHLQEAMGEKLNNSLAVAQLMDRIRSFLGRDKGPRDTPNARAAQLGPQSLVNLFNSPLYSDVIFMVQGSVLPAHRAVLVARCDVMAAMFSGKYAEARSRVVPIHGVSSDTFLSFLEYLYTDTCCPASVLQAMAVLVCAEMYQVKRLQHLCEVCVCAYLQSMPSRELASTGISVIRLLRRAKCHNAEQLYVWLLHFIANNYLIFSHKPDFLELSEEEREQVERLRWPSRGYLQELSEYQQRRRKLKKSRCLVM
- the rhobtb3 gene encoding rho-related BTB domain-containing protein 3 isoform X2, whose amino-acid sequence is MSIHIVALGSECPGGARPGEEAMGQGQLQGGLLWSYLGHGAVAGGPEETSLSNSAFMEYTSRVFGDVTVVVQDCPSWDLLDSDWAGVRSVLEQADILVIKYSVNDKLAFQQVRNGYAPRLRPLLHHWGMPVILVAVGARLNDEGPPCTCPLCASDWSSCVPHSEGLQLSRDLGATYLELPSLNHVFVSRYFGSVLEYFMIQCLKQKANDRPEKRRGNKLNEPRPPHLEQPARLPPIRVEESSFSQDLQWLLERGVQFADVAFYAGDSGKELGWGHAAVLCAVSPYFRQLLLGPKARERPISRCACRGDGRGDGGPPSLLSTWDGGLGKEDGLRPDGHLAGRLSRLVVKDPLLCLCLWETLMFLYRGAWEWEHLQEAMGEKLNNSLAVAQLMDRIRSFLGRDKGPRDTPNARAAQLGPQSLVNLFNSPLYSDVIFMVQGSVLPAHRAVLVARCDVMAAMFSGKYAEARSRVVPIHGVSSDTFLSFLEYLYTDTCCPDGTNSIS